The nucleotide sequence CGTCCTCGACGGTGACGGAGGCGGACGAGACGCGGGTACAGACGATGCGCATGCGGGTCATTGTTGCGCGTCTGCGAGGCGGCGCGCGCTCAGGCAGGGGCGAGGAACTCCAGCGCGCTGATGGACACCGCGTCGGATAGGTCGGAGTCGTCGCCGGGCTCCGTGACGCCGAGTACGTCCATCGCGATGCTGGTCGTCTCCGTCTCCGGGAATCGGACCTCCTGGGCGTCGCGGTCGTTGGGCGCGAGCCCCTGGTCGAAGAACGAGCCGTCGTCGAAGGTCCAGCGGATCGCCGTGATACGCCGCTCGGCGGCGTAGCGGTCCGTCCAGGCTGTGTTGCCGTTGACGACCCGCAGCGCGGCGAGCGTGACCGGCTCGTCGAACTCGAACACGGCCGTCTCGCCGATGCCCTCCCCCCTGCACCGCCAGATGCTGGTGTCGGACTGGTCGATGAGTGCGGCGGGCGCATCGTCCGCCTGACTCTTGCTGCACTTGCCTTCGGCGCTGTCTGGCGTGACGGTCTTCACGACCCCGGTGTAGGGCGTGTACTGCCCGTCGTCGACGGAGTTCGCGGGCTCGAGCGGGGACGAGGAGATCACGTCTGCGCTGCCGGTGGTGCTGGAGTCCGAGCGGATGAGGACCAGCCGTCCGCCGAAGAACCCGGCGACGACGGCGATGGCGAGCATCAGGACAAGCAGCCGGGGCTCAACGCCGGGGCGTGCGTCGACCGCGATCGACTTCCGGACTGCCTCGTCCGGCACCTGGAGCGCCATGGCGCAATGCTACAAGCCCGGTTCCCAGCGTGAACGACTGATCCACACGCCATGTCGTTGGGCGATACGATGAGGGCCGATCCACAGTCAGGTAGAAGGAGGGAAGTCGGCTTGAGCGCTGTTCTCTTTGTCTCCGCGAGCGAACCGCCGGACGAGTTGCGCCTCCTCTCGCATCAGGTGAACCAGGCGGCATCCGCCTCGAAGGCGCTCCTCGAAGCCGAGAATGCCGACGTCGTCGTCGTCGATGCCCGCACTGACCTCGCCGGAGCCCGTTCCACGTGCCAGACGCTGTCCCGCGGCGGCAACACACCGATCCTGCTGCTGGTGGCTGTCTCGGGGCTTGCCGTGCTGTCCCCCGAATGGGGTTTCACCGACTTCATGGCCGTCGGAGCGGAGCCCGCCGAGCTCGACGCACGCCTGAGGATCCTCGCCCGCGCCGCCGTCGACCCCGACGTGCTTGTCATCGGGCCGATCCGCGTCGACGGGGCCGCGTACTCCGCGAGCCTCGATGGCGCGCCTCTCGATCTGACGTACACCGAGTTCGAGCTGCTGCGCTACCTCATGCAGCATCCTGGGAGGGTGTTGTCACGCGAAACCCTCGTCAGCCAGGTATGGGGATACGACTACTACGGCGGCACGCGGACCGTCGACGTGCACGTCAGACGCCTACGGGCGAAACTCGGCCAGTACGACCACTACATCGGCACCGTCCGCAACGTCGGGTACCGCTTCGCGAGCGCCCGGGAGGTCAACCGTGCTGGTTAACATGTCGCCGTTGAGCCCGACGATGCGCGACACCCTGCGAGCACTCGTCGCCGCGATCGCGGAGCACGACGGTGTGCAGCCCATCAACGAGTCGGCTTCGCTGGGCATCGACGGGCTGCGGGAGGCCGACTTCTTCTTCATGGGTCGCCGCGACGACCCGTTCGGCTTCGTCATCTGCGACGTCCGTGACGAGACCCTGCTGATCGGCGTGCACCCGGCCCACCGCCGTGAGGGTTTCGGCACTGAGCTGCTGCTGCAGGCGCTGGCGTCCTATCCCGCGTACTCGGCCTGGGCCTTCGGCACGCTGCCGGGTGCCGAGGAACTCGCCCGGCACGTCGGCATGGAGCCGGCACGGCTGCTGTAC is from Tessaracoccus palaemonis and encodes:
- a CDS encoding NADase-type glycan-binding domain-containing protein; amino-acid sequence: MALQVPDEAVRKSIAVDARPGVEPRLLVLMLAIAVVAGFFGGRLVLIRSDSSTTGSADVISSSPLEPANSVDDGQYTPYTGVVKTVTPDSAEGKCSKSQADDAPAALIDQSDTSIWRCRGEGIGETAVFEFDEPVTLAALRVVNGNTAWTDRYAAERRITAIRWTFDDGSFFDQGLAPNDRDAQEVRFPETETTSIAMDVLGVTEPGDDSDLSDAVSISALEFLAPA
- a CDS encoding response regulator transcription factor — protein: MSAVLFVSASEPPDELRLLSHQVNQAASASKALLEAENADVVVVDARTDLAGARSTCQTLSRGGNTPILLLVAVSGLAVLSPEWGFTDFMAVGAEPAELDARLRILARAAVDPDVLVIGPIRVDGAAYSASLDGAPLDLTYTEFELLRYLMQHPGRVLSRETLVSQVWGYDYYGGTRTVDVHVRRLRAKLGQYDHYIGTVRNVGYRFASAREVNRAG